One Defluviimonas sp. SAOS-178_SWC DNA window includes the following coding sequences:
- a CDS encoding recombinase family protein produces MLATAPRFIAYERVSTARQRQSGLGLEAQRKTIDDFAVSRSAEVLARFTEVESGRNPDRPELGKAIQLARLTGATLVIAKLDRLSRNAAFLLTLRDSGVRFIACDMPEANDLTVGIMALVAQQEREAISRRTKEALAVAKARGVKLGNPNGASALRRAGKGGAPLRAAVARNADQHARDLAPILDDLARHGITSLRGIATELNARGMRTRRGGPWHVSNVRNLLRRLG; encoded by the coding sequence ATGTTGGCCACAGCGCCCCGGTTCATCGCCTACGAGCGGGTCTCCACCGCCAGGCAGAGGCAATCGGGACTGGGGCTCGAGGCGCAGCGGAAGACGATCGACGACTTTGCGGTTTCCCGTTCAGCCGAGGTCCTGGCCCGCTTCACCGAGGTCGAGAGCGGCCGCAACCCCGACAGGCCGGAACTTGGCAAGGCTATCCAGTTGGCACGGCTCACAGGGGCCACACTCGTCATCGCCAAGCTCGACCGGCTGTCGCGCAACGCGGCCTTCCTGCTCACCCTTCGGGACTCCGGCGTGAGGTTCATCGCCTGCGACATGCCCGAGGCCAACGACCTGACCGTCGGAATCATGGCGCTCGTCGCCCAGCAGGAGCGCGAGGCAATCTCGCGGCGGACGAAGGAGGCGCTGGCGGTGGCCAAGGCTCGTGGCGTCAAGCTCGGCAACCCGAACGGGGCCTCGGCGCTGAGGCGGGCCGGTAAGGGCGGGGCACCTCTTCGTGCGGCAGTCGCTCGAAACGCCGATCAACACGCCCGCGATCTGGCGCCCATCCTCGACGACCTCGCTAGGCACGGCATCACCAGCCTTCGAGGGATCGCGACCGAACTCAATGCCCGCGGTATGCGCACCCGGCGGGGCGGGCCGTGGCATGTGTCGAACGTGCGGAACCTGTTGAGGCGGTTGGGATAG
- a CDS encoding recombinase family protein has translation MADIKLKRRCAVYTRKSSEEGLEQEFNSLHAQREACEAYIASQRSEGWVLVRDQYDDGGISGGTLDRPGLQRLMTDIEDGLVDVVVVYKIDRLSRSLADFAKLVEVFDRNGVTFVSVTQSFNTTTSMGRLTLNILLSFAQFEREVTAERIRDKIAASRRKGIWMGGVPPYGYRVENRKLVIDDERAGHVRWIFAGFLEIGSATELAREVDRRGIRTPMGNRIDKKYLYRMLNNRAYIRAEESEVISAFDDVSLIQLIVERGADAVNALPQGIRQSKEAVAETIENNVRKLIIDETPINPKYYEKMSELLDALIEQRKREALSYQEYLAQIVELTKKAQGAETTASYPAELNSKAKRALFDNLDGDEALALAIDEEIRLTKKDSWRGNKFKEKEVRNAIKKHVADPGQLDVIFELVWNQDEY, from the coding sequence ATGGCGGACATCAAGCTCAAACGCCGCTGCGCCGTCTACACCCGGAAGTCTTCCGAGGAAGGGCTGGAGCAGGAGTTCAACTCGCTCCACGCCCAGCGCGAGGCCTGCGAGGCCTACATCGCCAGCCAGCGCTCCGAGGGCTGGGTGCTGGTCCGCGATCAGTACGACGACGGCGGCATCTCGGGCGGCACGCTCGATCGCCCCGGCCTGCAGAGGCTGATGACCGACATCGAGGACGGGCTGGTCGACGTTGTCGTGGTCTACAAGATCGACCGCCTCAGCCGTTCGCTGGCCGACTTCGCCAAGCTGGTCGAGGTGTTCGACCGCAACGGCGTGACCTTCGTCTCAGTCACGCAGTCCTTCAACACCACCACGTCGATGGGGCGCCTGACGCTGAACATTCTCCTATCCTTCGCCCAGTTCGAGCGCGAGGTCACCGCCGAGCGCATCCGCGACAAGATCGCCGCCAGCCGCAGGAAGGGCATCTGGATGGGGGGAGTGCCGCCCTACGGCTACCGGGTTGAGAACCGCAAGCTGGTGATCGACGACGAGCGCGCCGGGCACGTCCGCTGGATCTTCGCCGGCTTCCTCGAGATCGGCTCGGCTACGGAACTGGCGCGCGAGGTGGACCGACGCGGCATCCGCACGCCAATGGGCAACCGGATCGACAAGAAGTACCTCTACAGGATGCTGAACAACCGCGCCTATATCCGCGCCGAAGAAAGCGAAGTGATCTCGGCCTTTGACGATGTTTCGCTGATCCAGCTTATCGTTGAGAGGGGGGCGGATGCGGTCAACGCCTTGCCCCAGGGCATTCGTCAGAGCAAAGAAGCCGTGGCGGAGACGATCGAGAACAACGTCCGGAAGCTGATCATCGACGAGACGCCGATTAATCCGAAGTACTATGAGAAGATGTCCGAACTGCTGGACGCCCTAATCGAGCAGCGCAAGCGCGAGGCGCTGAGTTATCAGGAGTATCTCGCTCAGATAGTCGAGCTTACGAAAAAGGCCCAGGGCGCCGAAACGACCGCCTCGTATCCAGCCGAGCTGAATTCGAAGGCGAAGCGCGCGCTTTTCGACAATCTCGATGGGGACGAGGCCCTGGCTTTGGCGATCGACGAAGAAATCCGCCTCACCAAAAAGGACTCGTGGCGGGGCAACAAGTTCAAGGAAAAGGAGGTGCGGAACGCAATCAAGAAGCACGTCGCTGACCCTGGGCAGCTCGACGTAATCTTTGAACTGGTGTGGAACCAGGATGAGTACTGA
- a CDS encoding ABC transporter permease subunit, with the protein MDAFTQIFGFAFQYLDSAAYLILAALGLSIIFGMMGVINMAHGELMMVGAYITALCMYAGVPAPIAILLAGVGAGLVGMVLERLIIRHFYKQILSSLVVTWGLSMIISQLFLIMFGPNMPSLPTPYSDIKILVGGDIGLAIVGAKGFAQVTADTGRMPLGVESFGIYRLIMFVVAVLMVLAVWLLLQKSEFGARARATMDNPTMANALGISTPRIYALTFGLGSALAGLAGGLFALTSAITPYFGAAYTARAFITVVVGGAAGIINGLVASVAALGGVQTVLSNMFSVYIGFVGMIAAAFLILLFMPTGISGYIEKLKGRSR; encoded by the coding sequence ATGGACGCTTTCACACAGATCTTCGGTTTCGCGTTCCAGTATCTCGACAGCGCTGCATATCTCATTCTCGCGGCGCTCGGGCTGTCGATCATCTTCGGCATGATGGGCGTCATCAACATGGCGCATGGCGAATTGATGATGGTCGGCGCCTACATCACTGCGCTCTGTATGTATGCGGGGGTTCCGGCCCCGATCGCGATCCTCCTCGCCGGGGTCGGGGCGGGGCTGGTCGGGATGGTTCTCGAGCGGCTAATCATTCGGCACTTCTATAAGCAGATCCTGTCGTCGCTGGTAGTGACTTGGGGGCTGTCAATGATCATATCACAGCTTTTCCTCATCATGTTCGGCCCCAACATGCCGAGCCTTCCGACGCCGTACTCTGACATCAAGATCCTCGTCGGCGGCGATATTGGGCTGGCAATTGTCGGGGCCAAGGGATTTGCGCAGGTGACTGCCGATACCGGCCGTATGCCGCTGGGGGTCGAGAGCTTTGGCATCTATCGGCTGATCATGTTCGTGGTCGCGGTGCTGATGGTGCTGGCGGTCTGGCTGTTGCTGCAAAAAAGCGAGTTCGGTGCCCGGGCGCGCGCCACCATGGACAACCCGACGATGGCCAATGCGCTGGGGATCTCGACGCCGCGCATCTATGCCCTGACCTTCGGGCTGGGCTCGGCGCTGGCCGGGCTCGCGGGCGGGCTGTTTGCACTCACCTCGGCGATCACGCCCTATTTCGGCGCCGCCTATACCGCGCGGGCCTTCATTACCGTGGTCGTCGGCGGCGCCGCCGGCATCATCAACGGGCTAGTCGCGAGCGTCGCCGCGCTGGGTGGGGTGCAGACCGTGCTTTCGAACATGTTCAGCGTCTATATCGGCTTTGTCGGCATGATCGCCGCGGCCTTCCTCATCCTGCTTTTCATGCCCACCGGCATCTCGGGATACATCGAGAAGCTCAAGGGGCGATCCAGATGA
- a CDS encoding winged helix-turn-helix transcriptional regulator, protein MKSYGQFCPVAKAAEIFCERWNALIIRDLASGPRRFSELRRGVPLMSPSLLSARLKWLVAEGVVSRHDKGRKRPGYILTAAGYELVPLVEALGFWGQRWTRRELMDHEIDLGLLVWSLESSANPNAFGNKRCLIRLELTDQTEMKRLWWFLNQKGRCELCLNDPGGDVNIYLACTLPDAIYIIRGDLSSTTALDTGRLEVLGDAWATRRFVEWLNLSPLARVPSERAGI, encoded by the coding sequence GTGAAATCCTACGGTCAGTTCTGTCCTGTCGCAAAGGCCGCGGAAATATTCTGTGAGCGTTGGAACGCCCTGATCATTCGAGACCTGGCTTCAGGGCCGCGCCGGTTCTCCGAATTGCGTAGGGGCGTTCCGCTGATGTCGCCGTCGCTTCTTTCCGCGCGCCTGAAGTGGCTCGTGGCCGAAGGAGTCGTCTCGCGTCACGACAAAGGCAGAAAGCGCCCCGGCTACATCCTGACCGCGGCAGGATACGAACTGGTTCCGCTGGTAGAGGCGCTGGGTTTCTGGGGGCAGCGTTGGACACGGCGCGAGTTGATGGATCATGAGATCGATCTTGGTTTGCTGGTCTGGAGCCTCGAGAGCTCGGCCAACCCGAACGCCTTTGGCAACAAACGGTGCCTGATCCGGCTCGAACTAACCGATCAGACCGAGATGAAGCGGCTATGGTGGTTTCTGAACCAGAAGGGGCGTTGTGAACTCTGTCTGAACGATCCGGGTGGCGATGTGAACATCTACCTCGCCTGCACTCTTCCGGACGCGATCTACATCATCCGTGGCGACCTGTCCTCGACGACGGCACTCGACACTGGTCGGCTTGAGGTGCTCGGAGACGCCTGGGCGACGCGCAGGTTCGTCGAATGGCTCAATCTCAGCCCTCTTGCGCGAGTGCCGTCCGAGCGTGCGGGTATCTGA
- a CDS encoding ABC transporter substrate-binding protein, whose translation MFRSGTSRLRTTTLICAGLAGLGAGAAQAATDEEIVICAIDDTTGNLAAMSTPKTWGYALAVEEINAEGGIMVDGAEKTLRLAQYDGQSDVGRYGQLTQQCIYEDEADVVMAGYTGAEREAARVEAVRNETIFWHNNQGEGGIADRYSFFSGPTPEQQVLPALEWMIGEFGPRMTFIGADYNFCRAIGAWVRTAAGLYGGDLVLEEYFPFDVNQWQQTIGDIQGVDPDFQVHCLVGGDHVQFYPQADAAGLKTPVWSNVTISDGYEHKIFPPPQLENMHVPPGYIEDVPGEASESFVQKIRERHPDAPYVNEHAAFGYVAVKAMAKAWAAAGTTETEAVIDALEAGVTVEDAPGGFWSLAGDQHHAAMPTYLFRVEADHSLALIKELGVTEPTFLKDIGVDVRELGSGEGETYLPTDNPAWAKFFSQ comes from the coding sequence ATGTTTCGAAGCGGGACTAGCCGACTGAGGACGACGACGCTGATCTGTGCAGGCCTGGCGGGATTGGGTGCCGGAGCCGCTCAGGCGGCCACCGATGAGGAGATCGTGATATGCGCGATCGACGACACCACCGGCAACCTGGCGGCCATGTCGACCCCCAAGACCTGGGGCTACGCGCTTGCGGTCGAGGAGATCAACGCGGAAGGCGGGATCATGGTCGACGGCGCCGAGAAGACTCTCAGGCTGGCGCAGTATGACGGCCAGTCCGATGTCGGCCGCTACGGCCAGCTGACCCAGCAATGCATCTACGAGGATGAGGCCGACGTGGTGATGGCCGGCTATACCGGCGCCGAGCGCGAGGCGGCGCGGGTCGAGGCGGTCCGCAACGAGACAATATTCTGGCACAACAATCAGGGGGAAGGCGGCATCGCTGACCGCTATTCGTTCTTCTCCGGGCCGACACCCGAGCAGCAGGTGCTTCCGGCGCTCGAATGGATGATCGGCGAGTTCGGGCCGCGCATGACCTTCATCGGCGCTGACTATAATTTCTGCCGCGCCATCGGCGCCTGGGTGCGGACCGCCGCCGGGCTGTACGGCGGCGATCTGGTGCTGGAGGAATACTTCCCGTTTGACGTCAACCAATGGCAGCAGACCATCGGCGATATTCAGGGCGTTGATCCCGATTTCCAGGTGCATTGCCTGGTCGGTGGCGACCATGTGCAGTTCTATCCGCAGGCAGATGCGGCGGGGCTGAAGACGCCGGTCTGGTCCAACGTGACGATCTCGGATGGCTACGAACACAAGATCTTTCCGCCGCCGCAACTCGAGAACATGCATGTGCCGCCGGGCTATATTGAGGACGTTCCAGGCGAGGCCAGCGAGAGCTTCGTGCAGAAGATCCGCGAACGTCATCCGGACGCGCCCTATGTCAACGAACATGCCGCCTTCGGCTATGTCGCGGTGAAGGCGATGGCCAAGGCCTGGGCGGCGGCCGGCACCACTGAGACCGAGGCGGTGATCGACGCGCTGGAAGCCGGGGTGACCGTCGAGGACGCGCCCGGCGGGTTCTGGAGCCTCGCCGGCGACCAGCACCATGCCGCGATGCCTACCTATCTTTTCCGGGTCGAGGCCGACCATTCGCTTGCTCTCATCAAGGAACTTGGGGTGACCGAGCCGACCTTCCTCAAGGACATCGGCGTCGATGTCCGAGAGCTCGGGTCGGGCGAGGGCGAGACCTACCTGCCGACCGACAACCCGGCCTGGGCCAAGTTCTTCAGCCAGTAG
- the acpP gene encoding acyl carrier protein, translating to MPDTEDQLRTLTVRILEVDPARITATTRFVEDLGAGSLDTVELLMAFEQEFDIEIPDDVVETLRTFEAAVNYVRANRYLSGSAA from the coding sequence ATGCCCGATACGGAAGACCAGCTTCGCACACTCACCGTCCGGATACTCGAGGTTGATCCAGCGCGCATCACGGCCACCACTCGGTTCGTCGAGGACCTGGGCGCTGGAAGTCTCGACACCGTCGAGCTCCTGATGGCATTCGAGCAGGAGTTCGACATCGAGATTCCCGATGACGTGGTCGAGACCCTCCGGACCTTCGAGGCCGCCGTCAACTACGTGCGGGCGAACAGATACCTGTCGGGCTCCGCCGCCTGA
- a CDS encoding phage terminase small subunit P27 family: protein MTTRGRKPKPTAVRRLNGNPGKRGYNHLEPVPPEGLPDCPPHLSELARAEWDRIAEPLHGMGVVTLVDRAALAADCQAYGRWAEAEEKRKETPVMLKTPSGYVQQSPWLSVANKQLELMGRYMAELGITPASRSRVAAYIAAQENKPFEFRLLFQSSDGSVHDQDGNLVEAGDPKPVIHRGIM, encoded by the coding sequence GTGACGACCCGGGGGCGCAAGCCGAAACCTACTGCCGTGCGTCGGCTCAACGGCAATCCCGGCAAGCGGGGTTACAACCATCTCGAGCCGGTGCCGCCAGAGGGACTGCCCGACTGTCCGCCACATCTGTCGGAGCTGGCACGGGCGGAGTGGGACCGCATCGCGGAACCGCTCCACGGCATGGGCGTCGTGACGCTGGTCGACCGCGCGGCCCTTGCCGCCGATTGCCAGGCATACGGTCGCTGGGCCGAGGCGGAGGAGAAGCGCAAGGAAACGCCGGTGATGCTGAAGACGCCCTCGGGCTACGTCCAGCAGTCGCCCTGGCTCTCGGTCGCCAACAAGCAGCTGGAACTGATGGGCCGCTACATGGCCGAGCTCGGCATCACGCCGGCTTCGCGCTCGCGCGTCGCGGCCTACATCGCCGCGCAGGAGAACAAGCCCTTCGAGTTCCGCCTCCTGTTCCAGTCTTCCGATGGTTCCGTCCACGACCAGGACGGCAATCTCGTCGAGGCCGGCGATCCCAAGCCGGTGATCCACCGCGGCATAATGTGA
- a CDS encoding DUF2924 domain-containing protein: protein MTTHDPIPARLAALKTMPTTELKAQWRELFDSEPPPFNRRYLESRLAYRIQELAYGGLKPETIRRLERLGEELDGGDRRKSRMRADTMPITGTRLLREWQGVEHAVTVTTDGFEWQGRPYRSLSAIARAITGTRWNGWVFFGLKRQGGR from the coding sequence ATGACCACCCATGATCCGATCCCCGCGCGTTTGGCCGCGCTCAAGACCATGCCGACGACAGAGCTGAAGGCACAGTGGCGTGAGCTCTTTGACAGCGAGCCACCACCGTTCAACCGGCGCTACCTCGAGAGCCGCCTCGCCTACCGTATCCAGGAGCTTGCCTATGGCGGGTTGAAGCCCGAGACGATCCGCCGGCTGGAACGACTCGGTGAAGAGTTGGACGGCGGCGACCGCAGGAAGAGCCGGATGCGCGCTGATACGATGCCCATCACCGGCACCCGGCTGCTGCGTGAATGGCAAGGCGTCGAGCACGCCGTCACCGTCACCACGGATGGCTTCGAATGGCAGGGCCGGCCCTACAGGTCGCTCTCGGCGATCGCCCGGGCCATCACCGGCACGCGCTGGAACGGCTGGGTGTTCTTCGGTCTGAAACGACAGGGAGGACGCTGA
- a CDS encoding phage terminase small subunit P27 family has protein sequence MRGRKPKPTALKLIDGNPGKRAITGREPKPPRTQPTCPAHLSATAKTEWKRLACVLNEIGLLTQIDRTVLAAYCQAYGRWVEAERKLAETPPLLKTPAGYVQVSPWITISNKQVELMTRLMAELGLSPSSRSRLAVQIPNGPKPWEYDPESRRRG, from the coding sequence ATGAGAGGCCGCAAACCGAAGCCCACGGCGCTGAAGCTGATCGACGGCAATCCCGGCAAGCGCGCCATCACGGGCCGCGAGCCGAAGCCGCCCCGGACGCAGCCGACCTGCCCCGCGCATCTCTCGGCCACGGCGAAGACCGAGTGGAAGCGGCTGGCTTGTGTCCTGAACGAGATCGGACTTCTGACCCAGATCGACCGGACGGTTCTTGCCGCCTATTGCCAGGCCTACGGTCGATGGGTCGAGGCCGAACGCAAGCTCGCCGAGACCCCGCCGCTCCTGAAGACCCCGGCGGGGTACGTGCAGGTCTCGCCCTGGATCACCATCTCCAACAAGCAGGTCGAGCTGATGACCCGGCTGATGGCGGAACTGGGCTTGTCGCCATCCTCGCGGTCGCGGCTCGCCGTCCAGATCCCGAACGGTCCGAAACCGTGGGAGTACGATCCCGAGAGCAGGAGGAGGGGGTGA
- a CDS encoding M48 family metallopeptidase → MSTDAAQLTVGGFEVEVVRKPIKNLHLGVYPPHGRVRVAAPLEMGDEAVRLAVVTRLAWIKRQQAKFAAQPRQSERRYVSGETHFFLGQRYRLNLIEGARSGQVRVRNSKTIDLHVRDDSDLDIRERVFLDWYRRELRARARPLMERWAAEYGIATPNWGIKRMKTKWGTCNIEARRVWLNLELIKKPPQCLEYVIVHELAHFFERNHTEQFVALLDRMLPNWRIVRDELNAEPLAHDDWST, encoded by the coding sequence ATGAGTACTGATGCCGCCCAGCTGACCGTTGGAGGCTTCGAGGTAGAGGTGGTTCGCAAGCCGATCAAGAACTTGCACCTCGGTGTCTACCCGCCTCATGGACGTGTCCGCGTTGCAGCGCCGCTAGAGATGGGTGACGAGGCCGTGCGGCTCGCTGTTGTCACCCGCCTTGCCTGGATCAAGCGCCAGCAGGCCAAGTTCGCGGCGCAGCCGCGCCAATCCGAGCGACGCTACGTATCAGGGGAAACCCACTTCTTCCTAGGCCAACGGTATCGACTGAACCTGATCGAGGGGGCCAGATCAGGGCAGGTTCGGGTTCGCAACAGCAAGACAATCGATCTCCATGTGCGCGATGACAGCGATCTGGACATTCGAGAACGGGTGTTCCTCGATTGGTACCGGCGAGAGCTTCGTGCGCGAGCGAGACCCCTAATGGAGCGCTGGGCGGCGGAATACGGTATCGCAACGCCGAACTGGGGCATCAAGCGGATGAAGACCAAATGGGGCACCTGCAATATCGAAGCACGTCGAGTCTGGTTGAACCTCGAACTGATCAAAAAGCCGCCGCAGTGTCTTGAATATGTGATCGTCCATGAGCTGGCGCACTTCTTTGAGCGCAACCACACAGAGCAGTTCGTGGCCCTTCTGGACCGGATGCTTCCGAATTGGCGGATCGTTCGTGACGAGCTCAACGCCGAGCCCTTGGCGCATGATGATTGGAGCACATAG
- a CDS encoding site-specific DNA-methyltransferase, with product MAAQAARSRDGHDRGGALAVDYRPVGDLIPYARNARTHSEAQVALIAGSIREYGFTNPVLVDGANGIIAGHGRVMAARQLGISAVPVIELAHLSEAQRRAYILADNRLAEQAGWDRDLLALELGDLRDLGVDLMELGFEAGEIDALFRSAEVDPREDVVPEVPEAPVSRPGDLWVLGSHRLLCGDATSGEAVARLLNGVIPHLMVTDPPYGVAYDPAWRNEAGLSETKRTGKVLNDDRADWRDAWALFQGDVAYVWHGALHAGTVAESLVASGFAIRSQIIWAKERLVLSRGDYHWQHEPCWYAVRTKAKGHWAGDRKQTTLWQIASRDQDAATVHGTQKPVDCMRRPILNNSSPGQAIYEPFSGSGTTLIAAETTGRACHAMELDPAYVDVAVSRWQAFTGREATLDNDGRGFAEIAAERAAVGGEERS from the coding sequence ATGGCGGCACAGGCAGCGAGATCGAGGGACGGGCATGATCGGGGCGGGGCGCTCGCGGTCGACTATCGCCCTGTTGGCGATCTCATCCCCTACGCCCGCAACGCCCGGACCCATTCCGAGGCGCAGGTGGCGCTGATCGCCGGCTCGATCCGGGAATACGGATTCACCAACCCTGTTCTAGTCGACGGCGCGAACGGCATCATCGCCGGGCATGGACGGGTGATGGCGGCGCGGCAGCTCGGGATCTCTGCGGTACCGGTGATCGAGCTGGCCCATCTCAGCGAGGCGCAGCGGCGGGCCTACATCCTCGCCGACAACCGGCTTGCGGAACAGGCGGGCTGGGACAGGGACCTGCTGGCCCTCGAACTCGGCGATCTGCGCGACCTCGGCGTCGACCTGATGGAGCTCGGCTTCGAGGCCGGCGAGATCGACGCGCTCTTTCGGTCGGCAGAGGTCGATCCGCGCGAGGACGTGGTTCCGGAGGTCCCCGAGGCGCCGGTCAGCCGTCCCGGCGATCTCTGGGTGCTGGGCAGCCACCGCCTGCTCTGCGGCGACGCGACAAGTGGAGAGGCGGTCGCCCGGCTCCTGAACGGTGTCATCCCACATCTCATGGTCACCGATCCTCCGTACGGGGTGGCGTACGACCCGGCCTGGAGGAATGAAGCGGGTCTCTCGGAGACGAAGCGCACGGGCAAGGTCCTGAACGACGACCGGGCGGACTGGCGCGACGCCTGGGCGCTCTTTCAGGGTGACGTGGCCTATGTCTGGCACGGGGCGCTGCACGCAGGCACCGTGGCCGAGAGCCTTGTGGCCTCGGGCTTCGCGATCCGCAGCCAGATCATCTGGGCGAAGGAACGGCTGGTGCTGAGCCGCGGCGATTATCACTGGCAGCACGAACCCTGCTGGTACGCGGTGCGCACGAAGGCGAAGGGACACTGGGCGGGGGATCGCAAGCAGACGACGCTCTGGCAGATCGCCAGCCGGGACCAGGACGCGGCGACGGTGCACGGCACCCAGAAGCCGGTCGACTGTATGCGCCGGCCGATCCTCAACAACTCGAGCCCCGGCCAGGCGATCTACGAGCCCTTCTCGGGATCGGGAACGACCCTGATCGCGGCCGAGACCACGGGACGCGCCTGCCATGCGATGGAACTCGACCCGGCCTATGTCGACGTCGCTGTCAGCCGCTGGCAGGCGTTCACGGGCCGGGAAGCCACGCTGGACAACGATGGACGCGGATTTGCAGAGATCGCGGCCGAGCGTGCGGCAGTGGGCGGGGAGGAACGGTCATGA
- a CDS encoding phage terminase small subunit P27 family, with product MGVVTLVDRAALAAYCQAYGRWAEAEERLKETPVMLKTPSGYVQQSPWLSVANKQLELMGRYMAELGITPASRSRIASVLPPDDVAPRDLSWLRTLVRRLRGGLSGEALKPA from the coding sequence ATGGGCGTCGTGACGCTAGTCGACCGCGCGGCCCTTGCCGCCTATTGCCAGGCATATGGTCGCTGGGCCGAGGCGGAGGAGAGGCTCAAGGAGACGCCGGTGATGCTGAAGACGCCCTCGGGCTACGTGCAGCAGTCGCCCTGGCTCTCGGTCGCAAACAAGCAGCTGGAACTGATGGGCCGCTACATGGCCGAGCTCGGCATCACGCCGGCTTCGCGGTCGCGGATCGCGAGCGTCCTGCCGCCGGACGACGTGGCGCCTCGCGACCTCTCGTGGCTCCGCACGCTGGTTCGCCGCCTGCGCGGCGGTCTTTCCGGCGAGGCGCTCAAACCGGCATGA
- a CDS encoding class I SAM-dependent methyltransferase, translated as MTTNAATAGQVSKPAAQIYDEFFVPALFGRWAAPLCEAAQIGPGQEVLDIACGTGATTRAAASRVGPEGRVVGLDRNRGMLDVAQSRAPTVKWIEAVAEALPFADGVFDAVLCQFGLMFFDDRTKALNEMARVVRPGGRIALSVWDDVARSPGYAGMIALIQDMFGDEAAEALRAPFILGDKRVLLRILEDAGWVGTNLTTATGTARFASIRDWVRMDVRGWTLGDFIDDDGFEALVTAAEECLGEYAASDGTVEFPAPAHIAVWKRKPEVTG; from the coding sequence ATGACAACGAATGCCGCGACCGCAGGACAGGTCTCCAAACCTGCCGCACAAATCTATGATGAATTCTTCGTCCCGGCCCTCTTCGGACGGTGGGCCGCGCCGCTGTGCGAAGCCGCTCAGATCGGTCCAGGACAGGAGGTGCTGGACATCGCCTGCGGAACCGGCGCCACGACCAGGGCGGCCGCAAGTCGTGTTGGTCCAGAAGGCCGCGTCGTTGGTCTCGACCGCAACCGGGGAATGCTCGATGTCGCACAGTCCCGTGCGCCCACTGTGAAGTGGATCGAGGCAGTCGCCGAAGCGCTACCGTTCGCCGACGGCGTGTTCGATGCGGTTCTCTGCCAGTTCGGCTTGATGTTCTTCGACGACAGGACAAAGGCTCTGAACGAGATGGCGCGCGTGGTCCGACCCGGTGGCCGGATTGCGTTGTCCGTATGGGATGATGTCGCGCGTTCGCCTGGATACGCTGGCATGATCGCGCTGATCCAGGACATGTTCGGCGATGAAGCCGCCGAAGCGCTGAGGGCACCATTCATTCTGGGTGACAAGCGTGTGCTGCTGCGCATCCTGGAGGATGCAGGATGGGTCGGCACAAATCTAACGACCGCAACCGGAACAGCCCGTTTCGCATCGATCCGCGACTGGGTGCGGATGGATGTGCGCGGATGGACCCTCGGCGACTTTATCGACGATGACGGGTTTGAAGCACTGGTTACAGCGGCGGAAGAGTGTTTGGGTGAGTATGCCGCGAGCGACGGCACAGTCGAGTTCCCCGCCCCGGCGCATATCGCCGTTTGGAAGCGCAAGCCTGAGGTGACCGGGTGA